CAGAATCGCACCTGGGGACTGCAGTTCGACACGCTCGCATTTTTGAATCTGTCGCAGGATCATCTCGATTATCACGGCGACATGGAGCAATATTTTGCATCCAAGGCTCGTTTGTTTGAGGGATCGGTCAATCCACTTCCCCGTCAGGCTGTGATCAACGTGGATGACGCAGCAGGCAGGCGTCTGCGGGAGCAACTGCCAGAGTCCGTGCGCTGCATTTCCTTCGCGACGGAGCAGGTGGAAGCAGATTTTCGCGCGACCCGCATCCACGCCGTCGCCAACGGAACCCGCTTTCTGCTCCACTCTCCTGAGGGACAGTTCGATCTGAAAATCCCGCTGGTTGGGCACTTTAATGTGAGTAATGCACTGGCGGCCATCGCTTGTGCATATGCTTCGGGTCTGGCACTGAACACCATCCTGCAACGTCTTTCGAAGGTTCCCTCTGTGCCGGGGCGCATGGAAGTGATCGCCGAAGAAGGGACTTCGTTTCTCACCGTCGTGGACTACGCTCACACGCACGACGCTCTTGAAAAACTGCTGTTGACCGTTCGTGCGCTGACTCCCGGTCGCCTGCACGTGGTGTTTGGCTGTGGTGGCGATCGTGATCGTGCAAAACGACCGCTCATGATGCAAACAGTCTGCCGCCTGGCGGATGAGATTGTTGCAACTGCAGACAATCCGCGCACCGAAGCACAGCAGCAGATTTTTGATGACATGCGGACCGGGCAGGATGCAGGCGCATCTGTTCGCTACATCCTTGACCGCGAGGCTGCGATTCATGCCGCCATCGCCGCAGCCGAGCCGGGCGATGCTGTCGTGATCGCTGGCAAAGGCCATGAAACTTTCCAGATCGTGGAAAACTCGATGATTCCCTTCGATGATCGCCTGGTGGCCCGGGCGGCACTGAAGGAACTATGCAATCAAACCTCACACCTGCTTGGAGATCATTAGTATGGTTCACTTTCCCAAACACAAACTCGCAAAATGGACGCGTGGCGAATGGGTGAATCCACGTCAACACGCTGAAATTGCCGGATTTTCGATTGATTCCCGCAACATCGACCGCAAACAGATGTTCATCGCCTTGCGCTCGCAGTCGCGCGATGGCCATGCCTTTGTTCCCGATGCGGAGCGACGTGGTGCTTCTGCCGCCCTGACTGAAGAGGTGGTTAGCAACTCCCGCATTCCGCAGCTGAAGGTGAAGAAGGGTGTCAATGCGCTGCAGTCGATTGCGCATCATCACCGCAATGCCTTCAGCGGACCCGTGGTTGGCGTTACCGGAAGCTGCGGCAAGACATCCACGAAGGACCTGCTCAGCCATCTGCTCGGCGAAAACCGTGTGCTGAAAACTGCCGGCAACCTAAATAACTATCTTGGCGTTCCGCTCACACTGCTACGCCTGGATGATCAGCGTCATGACTTTGGTGTTATCGAAGCGGGCATCAATCGGAAAGACGAGATGGCCGATCTTGCGCGCATTATTGATGCAGACTACGGCATCGTGACCATGATTGGGCACGCTCACCTGGAACTGCTCGAAACCCTGGAAAATGTAGCTCGGGAAAAGGCGAGTCTGCTGCGGGTTGGCAAGGCAAAGCAGGGTCTGGTTTACCCGGCATCCTGTCTACGCTATCGTGCATTTCGCGACCTTTCCGAAGCACCCAATCTTGTGCTCACGCCGCTGGGACAGCAGCTTCCGGAACTGGACTGGATTCGCCCCGTTTCATACTGGTGTCTGCTCGACGACTGCAACCGCTGGAATCTCTACCTCTGCGGAAAAGACGGAATACAGCGACGCTTCATCATCCCGAGCATGAGCCCGGGCATGCGGCAGAACCTCGCGTTGGCGATTGTGACTGCCAGCGAATTGGGAGTCGCCGATCAGATCTTGCAGGAGCGTTTGCTGCGTTGGTATCCGTCTGACAATCGCGGACAGGTTTTGCGCTGTGGAAACACCTGGATCTACTCAGACTGCTACAATGCGAATCCCGACAGCATGCGGGACAGTCTTCTGGCATTTGAAAGCACCTTTGAGCACGGACTGCCGCGCCTCTTTGTGCTCGGCACCATGTATGAGCTGGGTGATGACGCTGCTAGCTTTCATCGCCAAGTCACTCAACGTCTCAAGGTCCGTGATCAAGACCAGTTCATTCTCGTTGGTGATCAGGCGGCTGCTTATGAAGAAGGACTCCAGGTGCACGGGCTGACGCCCGAACAGGTGCGTTGCGTCGCATCGGTAAGCGAAATTCCACAAGCGGTAAGCAGCTTTGAGGGAGTGGTCTTTTTGAAAGGAAGTCGGCTGAACCGCCTTGAAAACCTCATCCCGGCGGAAGCTGAAAAAATTGTGCTTGAAACTGGAAAACTATGTTAAATCCCATTGCAGAGATTTTTGCCACTAAGGCGCAGTTGATGGAGCTGGCGTGGGGCACACGCCTGGGCTTGGCCGGACTGACCTCACTCGTGCTGGTGTTTGTGCTGTTTCGCCCCTTTTACAGCATGATGACGCGCAAGCAGGTGCGCGAAGGAGGTCGCGACGCCAGTGAAGTTGGCAAACTGGCAGAGCTGCACGCGGCAAAGCGCAACACGGTGACGATGGGAGGATTGCTCATGCTCGCTGCCATCGTACCCACGACCCTGTTGTGGGCAGAATGGAACATCTACACCCTGTGTGCCCTTGGTGTGATGCTCGCATTTGGTGTGCTGGGATTTATCGACGATTTTTTGAAGATTAGTATGCGAAACAAGCGCGGTTTGGATGGAAAATTCAAATTGCTGGGGCAACTGGTGATCTCGGTCATCGCTTTGTGGGTCCTTCTAGAAGACCGGCAGAGTGCGAATCATATCCGCGAACTTTGGATTCCTATGACCGAGGTCGCCTTTATGCCTGTCATGCCTGTGTGGATGACATTGGGACTCTTGTTTCTGGTACTCGTGGCCACGAGTAACACCGTGAATCTGACAGACGGTGCTGACGGACTTGCCATTGGCTGCTCCATCAGCACATTGCTCGCCTTCGCAGTTGTTGCCTACCTTGCGGGGTCTCCGACACTGGCGGATGGATTCAACCTCAATGCCATTCCGGATGCTGCGGAACTGAGCATACTCTGTGTGGGAATGGTGGGCGCCGGATTTG
The DNA window shown above is from Puniceicoccaceae bacterium and carries:
- a CDS encoding UDP-N-acetylmuramoyl-L-alanyl-D-glutamate--2,6-diaminopimelate ligase → MFDLRDHQMSLFLNAARKGVVMQDARFGTSAYFKDAPCRMKLSDVVRLIQGNRLGSSRNRDVTALVWDSRQVVKGSVFFAIRGSKTDGNDFIPEAIQRGAIAVVSDQPHRSRPDVHYIQTRNPRIALAKCARHFYGSADAKLHLVGVTGTNGKTTVTRLIKHLLDEDADRCGLIGTIDYIVGQRVLPSHKTTPEVDETCALLAEMVEAGCASAVMEVSSHGIDQNRTWGLQFDTLAFLNLSQDHLDYHGDMEQYFASKARLFEGSVNPLPRQAVINVDDAAGRRLREQLPESVRCISFATEQVEADFRATRIHAVANGTRFLLHSPEGQFDLKIPLVGHFNVSNALAAIACAYASGLALNTILQRLSKVPSVPGRMEVIAEEGTSFLTVVDYAHTHDALEKLLLTVRALTPGRLHVVFGCGGDRDRAKRPLMMQTVCRLADEIVATADNPRTEAQQQIFDDMRTGQDAGASVRYILDREAAIHAAIAAAEPGDAVVIAGKGHETFQIVENSMIPFDDRLVARAALKELCNQTSHLLGDH
- the murF gene encoding UDP-N-acetylmuramoyl-tripeptide--D-alanyl-D-alanine ligase → MVHFPKHKLAKWTRGEWVNPRQHAEIAGFSIDSRNIDRKQMFIALRSQSRDGHAFVPDAERRGASAALTEEVVSNSRIPQLKVKKGVNALQSIAHHHRNAFSGPVVGVTGSCGKTSTKDLLSHLLGENRVLKTAGNLNNYLGVPLTLLRLDDQRHDFGVIEAGINRKDEMADLARIIDADYGIVTMIGHAHLELLETLENVAREKASLLRVGKAKQGLVYPASCLRYRAFRDLSEAPNLVLTPLGQQLPELDWIRPVSYWCLLDDCNRWNLYLCGKDGIQRRFIIPSMSPGMRQNLALAIVTASELGVADQILQERLLRWYPSDNRGQVLRCGNTWIYSDCYNANPDSMRDSLLAFESTFEHGLPRLFVLGTMYELGDDAASFHRQVTQRLKVRDQDQFILVGDQAAAYEEGLQVHGLTPEQVRCVASVSEIPQAVSSFEGVVFLKGSRLNRLENLIPAEAEKIVLETGKLC
- the mraY gene encoding phospho-N-acetylmuramoyl-pentapeptide-transferase; amino-acid sequence: MLNPIAEIFATKAQLMELAWGTRLGLAGLTSLVLVFVLFRPFYSMMTRKQVREGGRDASEVGKLAELHAAKRNTVTMGGLLMLAAIVPTTLLWAEWNIYTLCALGVMLAFGVLGFIDDFLKISMRNKRGLDGKFKLLGQLVISVIALWVLLEDRQSANHIRELWIPMTEVAFMPVMPVWMTLGLLFLVLVATSNTVNLTDGADGLAIGCSISTLLAFAVVAYLAGSPTLADGFNLNAIPDAAELSILCVGMVGAGFAFLWFNGHPAKVFMGDTGSLSLGGTIGIVAFMLNQPFILLVIGGIFVIEGLSVILQVASFQLTGRRLFHISPIHHHFEVAGWPETQVVTRFWILSVVFALVGVWLVTL